Proteins encoded by one window of Salmonirosea aquatica:
- a CDS encoding SusC/RagA family TonB-linked outer membrane protein, whose amino-acid sequence MRKFLGLFLGCLFLIGTQAIAQDRTVTGKVTAEDGSVLPGVNISVKGTTRGTTTNGEGMYQIAASSTATLVYSFIGFQNTEVPVGNQSTINVSLTTDVNQLQEVVVTALGISRDKKALGYSVQEVKGENLTVARDPNVANALAGKVAGVQVLGQSGAKFGTPSIRIRGINSLTGSDPLYVVDGTPTDISQVNMDDVEALTVLKGPSATALYGNRASAGVIVITTKRAKAGETSLNVNHSSTLDMVALLPDYQNEYGGGYSQDFDTFQFNPAIHPADWAAFDGQRILDYSADESWGPKLDGQPHRSAASWVPGTPKFGIQTPYEAQPNNVRDFFEKPVSSNTNIAFARGGEFYNSRISYTHIINNGIVPNSSQTKDYVSAKNSISFSKRLIADLNINYTSTKNNNIPADRYGSSGGTGTSNSLFGVGSSTLSGFNQTIGSFNQWFQRQLRIEDLRDYKNADGTFRSWNIGGPLDPKPKYWDSPYTQVYENTNLARQQRLFGDIGLTYKILDNLTASAKVRRDYGSYVNQGRIAAGTLNEGGKGGFAYLTGLQLENNYEGLLSYNQDFENFSLVANAGGNIRYNRTEGTFQSTVGGLTSPGFYAIGASVNPAISQNYLYERRVNSLFGNVSLGFKDFVFVEGSIRNDWSSTLPKANNSYLYPSVSGSVVFTEFIPRNNILSFGKIRAGYAQVGTDVDPYRTALTYTVGTFTYGGNSLSYLPSQLPNANLKPGLSSSYEAGIDLRLFNNVLGVEFTAYQNNNRNQIIPLAVAPTSGFSNAIVNAGLIKTSGLELHISATPVETSSFSWQIDLNADRNRSEVVELAEGQQNYQIDGPQWRTLTLNARIGDNGDALPWGTLIGQGIKKDANGNRVVYSPTAENIESGIAGLYVKENNVNLGSVLPKFKGGLLNTFKYNDITLRINTDFVVGGKFFSTTKMFNNYSGLGAETAGLNELGNPKRDDPANGGGVILDAVTEDGQPNTYRVDTQNLYENWLFALNEEYIYNKTYVKLREVALGYNLPKRVLGKFIKSANVSLIGRNLLLIYSAVGGGIDITETETLWYEGGQLPPVRSMGVNVRLGF is encoded by the coding sequence ATGAGGAAGTTTTTAGGACTATTCTTGGGATGCCTGTTTCTGATCGGAACACAGGCAATTGCGCAAGATCGAACCGTTACCGGTAAAGTAACGGCAGAGGATGGCTCGGTGCTACCGGGCGTCAACATCTCGGTCAAAGGTACCACCCGCGGTACCACCACTAATGGCGAAGGTATGTACCAGATCGCCGCTTCATCAACTGCAACGTTGGTTTACAGCTTTATCGGATTTCAGAACACTGAAGTTCCGGTCGGCAACCAATCCACCATCAACGTCTCACTCACAACCGACGTCAACCAATTACAGGAAGTCGTGGTAACGGCACTTGGTATTTCACGTGATAAGAAAGCACTGGGCTATTCGGTGCAGGAAGTAAAAGGTGAAAACCTGACTGTAGCCCGTGATCCCAATGTAGCCAATGCATTGGCCGGTAAAGTGGCCGGGGTACAGGTACTTGGTCAATCAGGTGCCAAGTTCGGTACACCTTCTATCCGTATCCGGGGTATCAACTCGTTGACGGGCAGTGATCCCCTCTACGTGGTAGATGGTACTCCCACGGACATCAGCCAGGTAAACATGGACGATGTAGAGGCCTTGACAGTTTTGAAAGGTCCTTCGGCGACGGCACTGTATGGAAACCGTGCTTCGGCGGGCGTAATCGTAATCACGACCAAGCGGGCCAAAGCGGGCGAAACCAGCCTGAATGTCAACCACAGCTCTACTCTGGACATGGTAGCACTGTTGCCCGACTATCAGAATGAGTACGGCGGTGGCTATTCGCAGGATTTTGACACATTCCAATTTAATCCGGCCATCCACCCTGCCGACTGGGCTGCATTCGACGGTCAACGTATTCTGGACTACTCCGCTGACGAAAGCTGGGGTCCTAAGCTGGATGGACAACCCCACCGCTCAGCCGCTTCCTGGGTTCCGGGAACGCCTAAGTTTGGGATACAGACTCCTTACGAAGCCCAACCCAACAACGTACGGGATTTCTTTGAAAAGCCTGTAAGTAGCAACACCAACATTGCTTTTGCGCGGGGCGGCGAGTTTTACAATAGCCGTATTTCGTACACGCACATCATCAACAATGGTATAGTACCTAACAGTAGCCAAACCAAGGACTATGTATCGGCAAAAAACTCTATTTCATTCTCAAAAAGGCTGATCGCTGATCTGAACATTAACTACACTTCTACTAAAAATAACAATATCCCTGCCGACCGTTACGGATCTTCGGGCGGAACGGGGACCAGCAATTCACTGTTTGGTGTCGGAAGCTCAACCCTGAGCGGCTTCAACCAGACGATCGGTTCTTTCAACCAGTGGTTCCAGCGCCAGTTGCGTATCGAGGATTTACGTGATTATAAGAACGCCGACGGTACGTTCCGTAGCTGGAATATCGGTGGTCCTCTTGACCCCAAGCCCAAGTACTGGGACAGCCCTTACACTCAGGTATATGAGAATACCAATCTGGCTCGCCAGCAACGGTTGTTCGGAGACATTGGTTTAACGTACAAAATTCTAGACAATCTGACGGCTTCGGCCAAGGTACGTCGTGATTACGGTTCGTACGTCAATCAAGGCCGCATTGCCGCAGGTACCCTTAATGAAGGGGGTAAGGGGGGATTTGCCTACCTAACTGGCTTACAGTTGGAAAACAACTACGAAGGCTTGTTAAGCTACAATCAGGATTTTGAAAATTTCTCCCTGGTGGCCAACGCTGGCGGTAACATCCGCTACAACCGCACGGAAGGTACCTTCCAATCTACCGTAGGAGGCTTAACTTCCCCAGGATTCTACGCCATCGGTGCCTCTGTAAATCCTGCCATCTCACAAAACTATCTATATGAGCGTCGGGTCAATAGCCTCTTTGGCAATGTAAGCCTGGGCTTTAAAGATTTTGTGTTTGTGGAAGGATCTATCCGGAACGACTGGTCTTCAACGCTGCCTAAAGCCAATAATTCGTACCTGTATCCTTCCGTTTCGGGTAGCGTGGTATTCACTGAGTTCATTCCTCGCAACAATATCCTTTCTTTCGGTAAGATCCGGGCTGGGTATGCTCAGGTAGGTACAGATGTAGATCCTTACCGCACTGCTTTGACATATACGGTTGGCACCTTCACCTACGGTGGCAATTCGTTATCTTACCTTCCCAGCCAGCTTCCTAACGCTAATCTGAAGCCAGGTCTTTCTTCATCGTACGAAGCAGGAATTGATTTGAGGTTGTTTAACAATGTATTAGGCGTTGAATTTACCGCTTACCAAAATAACAACCGCAACCAGATTATTCCATTGGCAGTAGCCCCTACCAGCGGATTTAGTAATGCTATCGTTAATGCCGGCTTGATCAAGACATCGGGTTTGGAATTGCACATCTCAGCTACCCCAGTAGAAACCAGCAGCTTCTCCTGGCAAATCGACCTGAACGCAGACCGTAACCGTTCGGAGGTAGTAGAATTGGCCGAAGGTCAGCAAAACTACCAAATCGACGGTCCGCAGTGGCGTACACTTACGCTCAATGCCCGCATTGGGGACAACGGCGATGCACTTCCCTGGGGTACCCTGATAGGCCAAGGCATCAAGAAAGACGCCAATGGCAACCGGGTAGTGTATTCACCAACGGCTGAGAACATCGAAAGCGGTATCGCTGGACTTTACGTGAAAGAGAATAATGTAAACCTGGGCTCAGTACTGCCTAAGTTCAAAGGTGGATTGCTGAATACATTCAAGTATAATGACATCACGCTGCGAATCAATACCGACTTCGTTGTAGGTGGCAAATTCTTCTCCACTACCAAGATGTTCAACAATTATTCAGGTCTTGGCGCTGAAACGGCAGGTTTGAATGAGCTAGGCAATCCTAAGCGTGACGATCCGGCTAATGGCGGTGGTGTGATTTTGGACGCTGTTACCGAGGACGGTCAGCCCAACACGTACCGTGTCGATACGCAGAACCTGTACGAGAACTGGTTGTTCGCACTGAATGAGGAGTATATCTACAATAAAACGTACGTCAAACTTCGCGAAGTAGCCCTGGGCTATAACCTGCCCAAGCGTGTACTGGGTAAGTTCATCAAATCGGCCAACGTATCGCTGATCGGTCGTAACCTGTTGCTGATTTACAGCGCTGTAGGTGGTGGAATCGACATTACTGAGACCGAAACCCTCTGGTACGAAGGTGGTCAGTTGCCTCCTGTACGTTCCATGGGTGTTAACGTACGTCTTGGTTTCTAA
- a CDS encoding SusD/RagB family nutrient-binding outer membrane lipoprotein, with the protein MKKLWFKAAIASFALVTVVGCNDFGDMNVNPNNPSVPNAASLLTGAERNVGAINGQVGPGGANSAPALYVQHLSDVTYIEDSRYKTINFNYSGWYTGPLNSLQQIINLNTNDETKTAAAAFGSNANQIATARILKAYFYQWITDRWGDIPYTEALKGQENFSPAFDKQQDIYNDLFKEWKEAVAQFDNGPTVKGEIILNGNIARWKKFANSLRLVAALRISEADAAKGAAEFKSALADGVFTSNADNVQYKYLSDLNNENPLYNNYQTNNRKDFAVSSTYVDYLKKVNDPRLPFMASKNILGEYRGVPYGVFPVTWKAQDISLVAPTLSAQTAPINILTYAQILFAQAEAAQRGWITDDAKTLYEAAVKASLQQWMGASYTEDAYTAYIAQPDVAYSAANALERIGTQRWIALFFQGTEAWDSWRRIGFPKLTPAPTTLNGGTDIPVRTAYPTTEFTLNKDNYNAVIARQGADTQYTPVWWDK; encoded by the coding sequence ATGAAAAAGCTATGGTTTAAAGCAGCCATTGCCTCCTTTGCCCTGGTAACGGTGGTGGGATGTAATGACTTCGGGGACATGAATGTGAACCCCAATAACCCGTCGGTACCTAACGCGGCCAGCTTGCTGACCGGCGCGGAACGTAACGTCGGTGCCATCAACGGCCAGGTAGGGCCAGGCGGTGCTAACAGCGCTCCTGCACTCTATGTGCAACACTTGTCAGACGTGACTTATATTGAAGACTCACGCTACAAAACGATCAACTTCAACTACAGCGGCTGGTATACTGGTCCACTGAACAGCTTGCAGCAGATCATCAATCTGAATACCAATGATGAGACCAAAACGGCTGCCGCCGCTTTTGGATCCAATGCCAATCAGATTGCCACGGCCCGGATTCTGAAAGCCTATTTTTATCAGTGGATTACCGACCGCTGGGGTGATATACCCTATACCGAAGCACTCAAGGGACAGGAAAACTTCTCGCCCGCTTTCGACAAGCAGCAGGACATTTACAATGATCTGTTCAAGGAGTGGAAAGAAGCGGTTGCACAGTTTGACAATGGCCCTACGGTGAAAGGTGAAATTATTCTGAACGGCAACATTGCCCGCTGGAAGAAGTTTGCCAATTCATTGCGCCTGGTTGCTGCTCTTCGCATTTCCGAAGCAGACGCCGCAAAGGGAGCCGCTGAATTTAAATCAGCTCTGGCTGACGGAGTATTTACCTCCAATGCCGACAATGTACAATACAAGTACCTGAGCGATCTGAATAACGAGAATCCGCTGTACAACAACTACCAGACCAACAACCGGAAGGATTTCGCGGTCAGCAGTACCTATGTGGATTATCTGAAGAAAGTAAACGATCCCCGTTTGCCTTTCATGGCTTCCAAGAATATCCTGGGCGAGTATCGTGGGGTACCTTACGGCGTATTCCCTGTTACCTGGAAAGCACAGGACATTTCACTGGTAGCTCCTACCCTGAGCGCACAAACCGCACCGATCAACATCCTGACCTATGCTCAGATTTTGTTTGCCCAGGCTGAAGCCGCCCAGCGGGGCTGGATCACGGACGATGCCAAGACACTGTACGAAGCAGCCGTTAAAGCTTCACTGCAACAGTGGATGGGTGCTTCCTACACGGAGGACGCCTATACGGCCTACATTGCTCAACCCGATGTAGCCTACTCAGCGGCCAATGCACTCGAGCGGATCGGTACGCAGCGCTGGATCGCCCTCTTTTTCCAGGGTACCGAGGCGTGGGATTCGTGGCGGCGGATCGGCTTTCCTAAGCTGACCCCCGCTCCTACCACACTGAACGGTGGTACGGATATTCCTGTACGCACTGCGTATCCTACTACAGAGTTCACTCTGAATAAGGATAACTACAACGCCGTGATTGCTCGTCAGGGAGCGGATACTCAGTATACTCCCGTTTGGTGGGATAAGTAA
- a CDS encoding efflux RND transporter periplasmic adaptor subunit, translating into MNKTTKRLITALIIVFLIGLAFYPRIKEYLATSNKPEEAEKGPKAGGGGKTVVSVMVVEPAALNDIVKTTGTVLANEEVEIRSEISGKITNLYFKEGQYVQKGTVLLKINDDDLQAQLKKLEYGKKLSEDNEYRQRQLLEKEAISQREYDISLTTVKTNEADIENIKAQLAKATIRAPFSGRLGLRYVSEGSYITPTSRISTLTNTNPAKVEFSVPAKYSDRIKAGSTIKYTTESSDAEYSGRVYAVDPKIDPQTRTLQMRATSPNGNGSLLPGAFARIELIIGSRGTAITVPNEAIIPEENGHKVFLVKSGKATPRSVDVGMRGEFDMEITKGLSAGDTLITTGILQVKPDGPVEIRNVVNAGTTGVGAKSSL; encoded by the coding sequence ATGAATAAAACAACAAAACGCCTCATTACCGCCCTAATTATTGTTTTTCTAATAGGGTTGGCCTTTTATCCTCGTATAAAAGAGTACCTGGCTACTTCTAACAAACCGGAAGAAGCTGAAAAGGGCCCTAAGGCAGGCGGAGGGGGTAAAACGGTCGTCTCTGTGATGGTAGTAGAACCAGCAGCCCTGAACGATATTGTAAAGACGACTGGTACCGTACTCGCCAACGAAGAAGTCGAGATAAGAAGCGAAATATCAGGTAAGATTACCAATCTATATTTCAAGGAAGGACAGTATGTTCAGAAGGGTACCGTCCTGTTAAAAATTAACGATGACGATTTGCAGGCTCAGCTGAAAAAACTGGAATACGGCAAAAAACTCTCGGAAGATAATGAATACCGGCAACGCCAACTGCTGGAAAAAGAAGCGATCAGCCAGCGGGAATACGACATCAGCCTTACTACCGTAAAAACAAACGAGGCCGACATCGAAAACATAAAAGCCCAGCTGGCCAAGGCTACCATTCGGGCTCCTTTTAGCGGGCGACTTGGACTCCGGTACGTAAGTGAAGGTAGCTATATTACCCCCACATCCCGAATCAGTACCCTGACCAACACCAATCCTGCCAAAGTAGAATTTTCGGTACCTGCCAAATATTCGGACCGGATCAAAGCGGGAAGTACCATAAAGTATACCACTGAAAGCTCGGATGCCGAATATTCGGGACGTGTGTACGCCGTAGATCCTAAGATAGACCCTCAAACCCGTACCTTACAAATGCGGGCTACCAGCCCAAATGGCAATGGTTCACTACTGCCCGGTGCTTTTGCCCGGATCGAGTTAATTATCGGATCGAGGGGTACCGCCATTACGGTTCCTAATGAAGCCATTATCCCGGAAGAAAATGGTCATAAGGTATTTTTAGTCAAATCAGGCAAAGCTACCCCCCGTTCGGTGGATGTAGGTATGCGGGGCGAGTTCGACATGGAAATCACCAAAGGCCTTTCGGCGGGTGATACACTCATTACAACCGGTATTTTGCAGGTAAAACCCGACGGTCCCGTCGAAATCCGGAACGTAGTCAATGCGGGTACCACAGGCGTGGGCGCCAAGTCTAGCTTATAA
- a CDS encoding efflux RND transporter permease subunit, translating into MASLSEVSIKRPVLAIVMSLVLILFGVIGFLYLGVREFPSVDPPVVNVSTTYTGANAEIIESQITEPLEESINGIAGIRTLSSSSRDGRSSITVEFNLGVDMEAAANDVRDRVSGAQRNLPPDVEPPNVSKADADASPIWFINVQSATRPLLDLNDIVTRQFKEKFQTVTGVSSVQIWGEKKYSMRLRIDPAKMAAYRLTSIDISSALARQNVELPSGSIEGQNMELTVRTLGRLRTVEDFDNMIIKEEANRIVRFKDVGRAELAPENERTAFKRDGVPMVAVAVIPQPGANHISIVSDLNKKLDQIKKDLPPDVIVELGSDYTKFVKASISEVEETIVIAFFLVALIIFIFLRDWRSTLIPLTAIPISLIGTFFIMYLFGFSINVLTLLGIVLAIGLVVDDAIVVLENIYAKIEEGMDPIQASFAGSREIYFAVISTTITLAAVFLPVIFLEGVTGQLFREFGIVVAGAVIISAFVSLTLTPMLSSRILKTRQRQPWLYRKTEPFFTWLTDGYEAALVTFMRYRWMAWVLMLGFVGISYYLLTGKRLPSELAPLEDRSNIRINSTAQEGATFEYMQKYMDEVGQFVYDELAPNERDGVVTITSPGFGSSATNSGYTRLTLTTPDKRTRSQQQIVDDLTAKLKKFSGARTIVSQDQTINAGRSRGQPIQYVIQAPNFEKLKEYLPKVLEKAQSNPKLEGVDANLKFTKPEIRVEIDREKAQSLGVSIQDVGQTLQLGLSGRRFGYFIQDGKQYQVIGQIERSDRNDLLDLKSLYIKSRSGELIQMDNLVKLTEQSSPPQLLRFNRYISATISANPAKGVTLGEGIAEMEQIGREVLDDTFTTALDGNSREFKESSNSLLFAFVLSLVLIFLILAAQFESFIDPIIILLTVPLAVCGALISLWDFGQTMNIFSQIGIIVLVGLVTKNGILIVEFANQRKEEGLPKGEAAIEAAVSRFRPILMTSLCTILGILPIALALGAGSESRVSMGIAVVGGMLFSTILTLFVIPAVYSYMSRNYVAPPVEEKREPELAEA; encoded by the coding sequence ATGGCAAGTCTATCGGAAGTAAGCATTAAGCGGCCTGTATTGGCCATTGTGATGTCGCTTGTCCTCATTCTCTTTGGGGTCATTGGCTTTCTGTACCTGGGAGTGCGGGAATTCCCAAGCGTCGATCCGCCGGTGGTCAACGTGAGCACTACCTATACCGGGGCCAATGCCGAAATCATTGAATCCCAAATTACCGAACCGCTGGAAGAGTCGATCAATGGTATTGCCGGCATTCGTACTCTTTCCTCCTCCAGTCGCGACGGTCGCAGCAGTATCACGGTAGAGTTCAATCTGGGTGTCGACATGGAAGCCGCTGCCAATGATGTGCGCGACCGGGTTTCGGGTGCACAACGCAACTTGCCTCCCGATGTCGAACCCCCCAATGTATCCAAGGCCGACGCTGATGCTTCCCCTATCTGGTTCATCAATGTACAGAGTGCAACCCGTCCCCTACTCGATCTGAATGACATTGTCACCCGGCAGTTCAAGGAAAAATTCCAGACCGTAACCGGAGTCAGCAGTGTACAGATTTGGGGAGAGAAAAAATACTCCATGCGCCTGCGAATCGATCCCGCCAAGATGGCGGCCTACCGCCTCACTTCCATTGACATCTCGTCGGCGCTGGCCCGGCAAAATGTGGAACTTCCCTCCGGCAGCATCGAGGGCCAGAATATGGAACTCACCGTACGTACCCTGGGTCGGCTGCGAACGGTTGAGGATTTCGACAACATGATCATCAAGGAAGAAGCCAACCGGATCGTTCGCTTCAAAGACGTAGGGAGAGCCGAATTGGCACCCGAAAACGAACGGACGGCCTTCAAACGGGATGGTGTACCTATGGTAGCGGTGGCGGTGATACCACAACCGGGAGCCAACCATATCAGTATTGTCAGCGATCTGAACAAAAAGCTGGACCAGATTAAGAAAGATCTGCCGCCTGACGTCATTGTAGAGCTGGGAAGCGACTATACAAAATTTGTAAAAGCCTCCATTTCCGAGGTAGAGGAAACTATTGTGATCGCCTTTTTTCTGGTGGCTCTCATCATATTCATTTTCCTCCGCGACTGGCGTTCCACACTAATACCGCTGACCGCCATTCCGATTTCGCTGATCGGGACGTTTTTCATCATGTACCTGTTCGGCTTTTCGATCAATGTATTGACTCTGCTGGGAATTGTACTGGCCATCGGGCTTGTGGTAGATGATGCTATTGTGGTACTGGAAAACATCTACGCCAAAATTGAAGAAGGAATGGATCCCATTCAGGCTTCTTTTGCCGGTTCGCGTGAAATATATTTTGCTGTAATTTCGACCACCATAACTCTGGCGGCGGTGTTTCTGCCCGTCATCTTTCTGGAAGGCGTTACCGGACAACTTTTCCGGGAGTTTGGAATTGTGGTGGCCGGTGCCGTAATCATTTCGGCTTTTGTTTCTTTGACTTTGACGCCCATGCTGAGTTCACGAATCCTGAAAACCCGGCAACGGCAGCCCTGGCTGTATCGAAAAACCGAACCTTTCTTTACCTGGCTTACCGATGGATATGAGGCAGCACTCGTAACGTTCATGCGCTACCGCTGGATGGCCTGGGTACTGATGCTCGGTTTCGTGGGAATCAGCTACTATCTGTTGACTGGTAAGCGGCTCCCTTCTGAATTAGCACCTCTGGAGGACCGGAGTAATATTCGGATCAACAGCACAGCGCAGGAAGGAGCTACCTTTGAGTACATGCAGAAATACATGGATGAAGTCGGGCAGTTTGTATACGATGAGCTTGCCCCCAATGAGCGTGATGGTGTCGTAACAATCACGTCCCCAGGCTTTGGATCATCGGCTACCAACTCGGGTTATACAAGATTGACGCTCACCACACCTGACAAGCGTACCCGTTCGCAGCAACAAATCGTGGATGATCTGACGGCCAAATTGAAAAAGTTTTCGGGCGCCCGTACCATCGTTTCGCAAGATCAGACCATCAACGCGGGTCGTTCGCGGGGCCAGCCTATCCAATACGTAATTCAGGCACCTAATTTTGAAAAGTTGAAGGAGTACCTTCCCAAGGTCCTTGAAAAAGCACAATCTAATCCTAAACTGGAAGGGGTCGATGCCAACCTGAAATTCACGAAGCCCGAAATTCGGGTTGAGATCGACCGCGAAAAAGCCCAAAGTCTAGGCGTTTCGATCCAGGATGTGGGACAAACGTTGCAACTAGGCCTGAGCGGCCGCCGATTTGGATATTTTATCCAGGATGGAAAGCAATACCAGGTGATCGGCCAGATCGAACGCTCCGACCGGAACGACCTGCTGGACCTAAAATCGCTGTACATTAAAAGTAGAAGTGGTGAACTGATTCAAATGGATAACCTGGTGAAGTTAACCGAGCAAAGTTCGCCGCCCCAGCTGTTGCGCTTTAATCGGTATATATCGGCCACCATATCAGCCAACCCCGCCAAAGGTGTGACTTTGGGCGAAGGCATCGCTGAGATGGAGCAGATCGGCCGTGAGGTATTGGATGACACCTTTACTACGGCATTGGATGGAAACTCGCGCGAGTTCAAGGAGAGTTCCAACAGTCTGCTTTTCGCATTTGTGCTTTCACTCGTACTTATTTTTCTCATTCTAGCTGCTCAGTTTGAAAGCTTTATCGATCCCATTATCATTCTCCTGACGGTACCTTTGGCGGTGTGCGGGGCGTTGATTTCGCTTTGGGATTTTGGACAGACGATGAATATTTTCAGTCAGATCGGAATCATCGTTCTGGTAGGTCTGGTGACTAAGAATGGTATCCTGATCGTGGAGTTTGCGAACCAACGTAAGGAAGAGGGACTACCCAAAGGCGAAGCCGCAATCGAAGCCGCCGTGTCGCGTTTCCGGCCCATCCTGATGACCAGTCTCTGTACTATCCTGGGTATCCTACCTATTGCTTTGGCATTAGGTGCGGGCTCAGAGAGCCGCGTTTCGATGGGTATCGCCGTGGTAGGCGGAATGCTATTCTCTACGATTCTGACGCTTTTTGTTATACCGGCAGTATATTCCTACATGTCACGCAACTATGTGGCACCGCCCGTTGAGGAGAAACGGGAGCCGGAACTGGCCGAGGCGTAA
- a CDS encoding NAD(P)/FAD-dependent oxidoreductase gives MKSVGIVGGGISGLFSAYYLLEYGCEVTVIEQGSFQDGCSFGNAGMIVPSHIIPLAQPGMITKGMRWMLSYESPFYVKPRLNWGLMKWGYLFWKHSTEAHVHRSIPVLRDLSLLSRQLFQELAMRGDFDFGWQEKGLFMLFKNQETRHEMQEEAHVANRAGIEAQVLSSQEVQAMEPDVQVNVEGAVYYPGDAHIYPNQLMDGLVAYLKNKGVRFLENHSVKDFAVQGNSVKSVVTSGGTFSYDEIVLAAGAWSPELSEKLGVSLPLQGGKGYSFFTSDLTNNIRIPAIMLEARATATPMGGGLRFAGTLEVAGTDRSVNMSRVKGIHNSINQYYPDLKVPFPKEADVWRGLRPCSPDGLPYIGRAGRFSNVILATGHGMMGVSLGPATGKLVSELVTNQPTSMALPALDPLRFS, from the coding sequence ATGAAAAGCGTCGGGATTGTTGGTGGAGGGATAAGCGGTTTGTTTTCAGCGTACTATTTGCTGGAGTATGGCTGTGAAGTCACCGTCATTGAGCAGGGGAGTTTTCAGGATGGATGCTCATTTGGTAATGCGGGTATGATTGTACCCAGTCATATTATTCCGTTGGCCCAGCCCGGCATGATTACCAAAGGCATGCGTTGGATGCTTAGTTATGAAAGTCCTTTCTATGTCAAACCCCGTTTGAACTGGGGCTTGATGAAATGGGGGTACCTCTTCTGGAAACACTCAACGGAAGCACACGTTCACAGGTCTATTCCGGTGCTACGTGACCTCAGCCTGCTTAGCCGGCAACTGTTCCAGGAATTGGCCATGCGCGGAGACTTTGATTTCGGCTGGCAGGAGAAAGGTCTTTTCATGCTTTTTAAAAATCAGGAAACTCGCCACGAAATGCAGGAAGAGGCCCATGTAGCCAACCGCGCAGGGATTGAGGCACAGGTACTATCGAGTCAGGAGGTACAGGCCATGGAACCCGATGTGCAAGTGAATGTGGAAGGGGCTGTGTACTACCCCGGCGATGCCCATATTTACCCCAATCAATTGATGGATGGCCTAGTGGCATATTTGAAAAATAAAGGTGTCCGATTTCTGGAAAACCATTCGGTGAAAGATTTTGCTGTACAGGGAAATTCCGTAAAATCTGTGGTCACTTCGGGAGGTACCTTCTCATACGATGAAATTGTGTTAGCAGCCGGAGCCTGGTCGCCCGAATTATCGGAGAAACTGGGTGTTTCGCTTCCCTTGCAAGGAGGGAAAGGATACAGTTTTTTTACCAGCGATTTGACTAATAATATCAGAATTCCCGCTATCATGTTGGAAGCCCGCGCTACAGCCACCCCCATGGGTGGCGGACTACGCTTTGCAGGTACCCTGGAAGTAGCCGGAACAGATCGGTCGGTGAATATGAGCCGGGTAAAAGGGATTCACAATTCAATCAACCAATACTATCCTGATCTGAAGGTACCTTTTCCAAAAGAGGCAGACGTATGGCGGGGGCTACGACCCTGTTCGCCGGACGGCTTACCCTACATCGGGCGTGCGGGGCGGTTTTCAAACGTCATACTCGCCACGGGCCACGGCATGATGGGAGTGAGCCTGGGACCCGCCACGGGAAAGCTGGTTTCGGAGCTGGTGACGAATCAGCCTACGAGCATGGCACTACCTGCGCTTGATCCTTTACGATTTTCTTAG